One window of Triticum dicoccoides isolate Atlit2015 ecotype Zavitan chromosome 5A, WEW_v2.0, whole genome shotgun sequence genomic DNA carries:
- the LOC119301626 gene encoding uncharacterized protein LOC119301626 isoform X1: MRPETLSPRHGDRAQYPSPSCTRLVLGPWRSSCSHRIWGRRTLTTTTLLNLTAMIMLPRPPYGGVLFHSDDSHWWPRFCFLPDIRRRKGQATESSKGRRGRHGKICT; encoded by the exons ATGCGCCCCGAAACCCTAAGCCCGCGGCATGGCGACCGAGCTCAATACCCCTCTCCATCCTGCACACG TCTAGTTTTGGGGCCATGGAGGAGCAGCTGCTCCCATCGGATCTGGGGAAGGAGGACGCTCACCACCACCACGCTGCTCAACCTCACCGCCATGATTATGTTGCCAAG ACCACCATATGGTGGAGTCCTCTTCCACTCCGACGACTCCCACTGGTGGCCTCGGTTCTGCTTCCTCCCTGACATTAGGCG CAGGAAAGGCCAAGCGACTGAATCTTCAAAGGGAAGACGTGGAAGGCATGGTAAAATCTGTACGTGA
- the LOC119301626 gene encoding uncharacterized protein LOC119301626 isoform X3, whose amino-acid sequence MRPETLSPRHGDRAQYPSPSCTRLVLGPWRSSCSHRIWGRRTLTTTTLLNLTAMIMLPRPPYGGVLFHSDDSHWWPRFCFLPDIRRQHGEDQ is encoded by the exons ATGCGCCCCGAAACCCTAAGCCCGCGGCATGGCGACCGAGCTCAATACCCCTCTCCATCCTGCACACG TCTAGTTTTGGGGCCATGGAGGAGCAGCTGCTCCCATCGGATCTGGGGAAGGAGGACGCTCACCACCACCACGCTGCTCAACCTCACCGCCATGATTATGTTGCCAAG ACCACCATATGGTGGAGTCCTCTTCCACTCCGACGACTCCCACTGGTGGCCTCGGTTCTGCTTCCTCCCTGACATTAGGCG ACAGCATGGAGAAGACCAATGA
- the LOC119301626 gene encoding uncharacterized protein LOC119301626 isoform X2: protein MRPETLSPRHGDRAQYPSPSCTRLVLGPWRSSCSHRIWGRRTLTTTTLLNLTAMIMLPRPPYGGVLFHSDDSHWWPRFCFLPDIRRAKSIKFMYSITTVMS, encoded by the exons ATGCGCCCCGAAACCCTAAGCCCGCGGCATGGCGACCGAGCTCAATACCCCTCTCCATCCTGCACACG TCTAGTTTTGGGGCCATGGAGGAGCAGCTGCTCCCATCGGATCTGGGGAAGGAGGACGCTCACCACCACCACGCTGCTCAACCTCACCGCCATGATTATGTTGCCAAG ACCACCATATGGTGGAGTCCTCTTCCACTCCGACGACTCCCACTGGTGGCCTCGGTTCTGCTTCCTCCCTGACATTAGGCG CGCAAAATCTATCAAGTTCATGTACTCAATTACAACTGTCATGTCGTGA
- the LOC119301626 gene encoding uncharacterized protein LOC119301626 isoform X4, with amino-acid sequence MRPETLSPRHGDRAQYPSPSCTRLVLGPWRSSCSHRIWGRRTLTTTTLLNLTAMIMLPRPPYGGVLFHSDDSHWWPRFCFLPDIRRCTLDTR; translated from the exons ATGCGCCCCGAAACCCTAAGCCCGCGGCATGGCGACCGAGCTCAATACCCCTCTCCATCCTGCACACG TCTAGTTTTGGGGCCATGGAGGAGCAGCTGCTCCCATCGGATCTGGGGAAGGAGGACGCTCACCACCACCACGCTGCTCAACCTCACCGCCATGATTATGTTGCCAAG ACCACCATATGGTGGAGTCCTCTTCCACTCCGACGACTCCCACTGGTGGCCTCGGTTCTGCTTCCTCCCTGACATTAGGCG TTGTACTTTGGATACACGCTGA